A genomic window from Candidatus Nitrosoglobus terrae includes:
- the minD gene encoding septum site-determining protein MinD — MTKIIVVTSGKGGVGKTTTSAAFSMGLAMQGYKTAVIDFDVGLRNLDLIMGCERRVVYDFINVINHEAQLSQALIRDKRIEDLHILPASQTRNKESLTREGVAEVLAELQSLGFEYIICDSPAGIEHGAFIALYFADEALVVTNPEISSVRDSDRILGIIQSQSQRAERGSEPMKEHLIISRYNPELVDRGDMLSVDDILDILAIPMLGVIPESKAVLQASNAGIPVIMDETTDAGQAYWDIVCRFLGEDIPHRFIKRKPLFKRIFG; from the coding sequence TAGGTAAGACCACCACAAGTGCCGCATTTTCCATGGGGCTGGCCATGCAAGGCTATAAGACTGCAGTTATTGATTTTGATGTGGGGTTACGTAATCTTGATCTTATTATGGGATGTGAAAGACGCGTAGTCTACGATTTTATCAATGTTATTAATCACGAGGCACAGCTTAGTCAAGCATTGATTAGGGACAAACGCATTGAAGATCTTCATATACTCCCTGCCTCTCAAACCCGCAATAAAGAATCTCTTACCCGAGAGGGAGTAGCGGAGGTTTTAGCTGAGCTACAGAGCTTAGGTTTTGAATATATCATCTGCGACTCACCGGCGGGTATCGAGCATGGCGCATTTATAGCGCTCTATTTTGCAGATGAAGCACTTGTAGTAACCAATCCAGAAATTTCTTCAGTACGAGACTCTGATCGAATTCTTGGTATTATTCAAAGCCAATCTCAACGAGCTGAGCGGGGATCAGAGCCGATGAAAGAACACCTAATTATCAGTCGCTATAATCCTGAACTGGTCGATCGCGGCGATATGTTAAGTGTTGATGATATACTTGATATTCTCGCAATCCCCATGCTAGGCGTTATTCCTGAATCTAAAGCAGTTTTACAAGCCTCTAATGCAGGAATACCCGTAATTATGGACGAGACTACCGATGCCGGACAGGCTTACTGGGATATAGTATGCCGATTTTTAGGTGAAGATATTCCACATCGTTTTATCAAACGTAAGCCCTTATTCAAACGAATTTTCGGATAA
- the minE gene encoding cell division topological specificity factor MinE: MSWINYFRIARSNSARTAKERLQIVIAHERIDRDSPSYLPRLKRDILEVIRRYIAVDEDQVKIQMEQDGDMDILALNIQLPDVDYFSEHYTQQASEQ; this comes from the coding sequence ATGAGTTGGATTAACTATTTTCGAATAGCACGGAGCAATTCAGCACGCACTGCTAAAGAACGATTACAAATTGTTATTGCCCATGAGCGGATAGATCGAGATAGCCCTTCTTATCTTCCTAGGTTAAAGCGAGATATCCTTGAAGTCATCCGGCGATATATAGCGGTTGATGAAGATCAGGTCAAAATTCAAATGGAGCAAGATGGAGATATGGATATACTTGCCCTGAATATCCAGCTACCTGATGTTGATTATTTTTCAGAACACTACACCCAACAAGCTTCTGAGCAATGA
- a CDS encoding heme biosynthesis protein HemY has protein sequence MKTVIFALMALILGVSLGLIARDDPGYIIVGYGQWMMEMTLVLAAIMLGLVFTGGYFLLRLIAQTWHVPQRLGELRQRWRATRADKLLIEGLIDLEEGNWKRAEHTLVKDITYSSAPIFNYITAARAAQNQGAYERRDRYLSLARETAPIANFAIELAQAELQINSDQFDQALATLNHLRAIDPRHPQPLKLLKSLYLQQQDWGQLLRLLPELRKRHLVDQEESQSLEVMAHVELLQEAVRSGSGVYLAEEWKSIPVNLQKHPQIVAAYVYALLDRGDQGLVEPILQEALNKNWSDELIYLYGIIQSDDQTTQLAWAEAWVSEYGNNPWLLLTLGRIAKHNSLWGKARQYLETSITYAPRPETYHDLGEVFEKMGDLDAALKCYNKGLSMSTGGAIRESAKLILPNVVAQKTSLSTVKSPSQIIGPTV, from the coding sequence GTGAAAACAGTCATTTTTGCCTTGATGGCTCTAATCTTGGGCGTGAGTTTAGGTCTGATCGCTCGTGATGATCCCGGCTATATTATTGTGGGATATGGCCAATGGATGATGGAGATGACCCTAGTTTTAGCCGCAATCATGTTAGGATTAGTGTTTACTGGCGGATATTTTCTCTTACGTTTAATTGCTCAGACATGGCATGTGCCTCAGCGGCTAGGAGAACTGCGGCAGCGGTGGCGGGCTACTCGTGCAGATAAATTATTGATTGAAGGTTTAATTGATCTAGAAGAAGGGAATTGGAAGCGAGCGGAGCATACCTTAGTTAAGGATATTACTTATAGTAGTGCCCCAATATTTAATTATATTACTGCTGCTCGTGCTGCCCAAAATCAAGGAGCTTATGAACGGCGGGATCGTTATCTAAGCTTAGCTCGGGAAACTGCGCCTATTGCTAATTTTGCCATTGAGCTTGCTCAGGCAGAACTGCAAATCAATAGCGATCAGTTTGATCAGGCACTAGCTACGCTTAATCATTTAAGAGCAATAGATCCAAGACATCCTCAGCCGCTTAAACTGCTTAAATCTCTTTATTTGCAGCAGCAAGATTGGGGACAGCTACTTAGATTACTGCCTGAGTTACGTAAGAGACATTTAGTAGATCAGGAAGAATCCCAGTCATTAGAAGTAATGGCGCATGTTGAACTCTTACAGGAAGCAGTACGTAGTGGAAGCGGCGTATATTTAGCAGAGGAGTGGAAATCAATCCCCGTCAATCTGCAAAAACACCCACAAATTGTAGCTGCTTATGTTTATGCACTACTTGACCGAGGCGATCAAGGTTTAGTGGAACCGATTCTCCAAGAGGCCTTGAACAAGAATTGGAGTGATGAGCTAATTTATCTTTATGGTATTATTCAATCAGATGATCAAACAACCCAGTTAGCATGGGCGGAGGCTTGGGTCTCTGAATATGGAAATAATCCGTGGCTACTGCTCACCCTTGGACGAATAGCTAAACATAACAGCTTATGGGGAAAAGCACGGCAGTATTTAGAGACTAGCATTACTTATGCTCCAAGACCTGAGACTTATCATGATCTGGGTGAAGTTTTTGAAAAAATGGGGGATTTAGACGCAGCCCTTAAATGTTATAACAAAGGGCTATCGATGAGCACTGGTGGTGCTATTAGAGAATCAGCTAAACTTATTTTACCCAATGTAGTTGCTCAAAAAACCTCTCTCTCTACAGTAAAATCTCCATCACAGATAATAGGGCCTACTGTTTAA